A region from the Kribbella shirazensis genome encodes:
- a CDS encoding GPGG-motif small membrane protein, with amino-acid sequence MGLILWIIAAILVIAGIVSLFRGQVLWGAALIIIGLLVGPGGVSIFT; translated from the coding sequence ATGGGGCTCATTCTGTGGATCATCGCCGCGATCCTCGTGATCGCCGGGATCGTGTCACTGTTCCGCGGCCAGGTGTTGTGGGGCGCGGCACTGATCATCATCGGTCTGTTGGTCGGCCCTGGCGGCGTCAGCATCTTCACCTGA
- a CDS encoding low affinity iron permease family protein, translated as MTNTVARADQHAHMPSDVSGRPGFFDRFATAASGFASRAWFFALCVLLVVVWAPSYFVIGSVDTWQLIINTATTIVTFLMVALLQNSQTRADASVQDKLNAVAAALAALMEQQSENSSDLRDATKELRQAVGLEDREKSS; from the coding sequence GTGACGAACACCGTGGCACGGGCCGACCAGCATGCGCACATGCCGTCGGACGTGTCGGGCCGGCCGGGCTTCTTCGACCGGTTCGCCACCGCCGCGTCCGGGTTCGCGTCCAGAGCGTGGTTCTTCGCGCTCTGCGTGCTCCTGGTCGTGGTGTGGGCGCCGTCGTACTTCGTCATCGGGTCGGTCGACACGTGGCAGCTGATCATCAACACCGCGACGACCATCGTGACGTTCCTGATGGTGGCGCTGCTGCAGAACTCGCAGACCCGGGCCGACGCCTCCGTGCAGGACAAGCTGAACGCCGTCGCGGCGGCGCTGGCCGCCCTGATGGAGCAGCAGTCCGAGAACTCGTCCGACCTGCGTGACGCGACCAAGGAGCTGCGGCAGGCGGTCGGCCTGGAGGACCGCGAGAAGAGTTCGTGA
- a CDS encoding alcohol dehydrogenase catalytic domain-containing protein → MKALTWQGKREVGYGDVPDPRIQEPTDAIVRVTSSGICGSDLHLYEVMGPFLDVGDVLGHEVIGVVEETGTEVDGLRPGDRVVVPFQIACGSCFMCSQGLQTQCETTQVRDQGMGAALFGYTKLYGQVPGGQAEYLRVPQAQYGPIKVPEGPPDDRFVYLSDVLPTAWQAVEYAGIPAGGTVVVLGLGPIGDMASRIALHRGHRVIGVDLVPERLERAQGYGVETRMYSADVAAQLRDLTDGRGPDSVIDAVGMEAHGSPVTRVAQQAVGLLPDAIGRTFMRKAGVDRMAALLLAIDIVRRGGTISLVGVYGGMADPLPMLTIFDKQLQLRMGQANVRRWSDQILPLLTDEDPLHVDTFATHHLPLSDGPAAYETFQKKADGAVKVLLRP, encoded by the coding sequence ATGAAGGCACTGACCTGGCAGGGAAAGCGGGAGGTCGGGTACGGCGACGTACCGGATCCGCGGATCCAGGAGCCGACGGACGCGATCGTGCGAGTGACGTCGAGCGGGATCTGCGGGTCGGACCTGCATCTGTACGAGGTGATGGGTCCGTTCCTCGACGTCGGAGACGTGCTCGGTCACGAGGTGATCGGGGTCGTGGAGGAGACCGGGACCGAGGTCGACGGGCTGCGGCCCGGGGACCGCGTCGTCGTACCGTTCCAGATCGCCTGCGGGTCGTGCTTCATGTGTTCGCAAGGACTGCAGACGCAGTGCGAAACGACGCAGGTCCGCGACCAGGGGATGGGCGCGGCACTGTTCGGCTACACCAAGCTGTACGGGCAGGTCCCGGGCGGGCAGGCGGAGTACCTGCGGGTGCCGCAGGCGCAGTACGGCCCGATCAAGGTGCCGGAGGGGCCGCCCGACGACCGGTTCGTCTACCTGTCCGACGTACTCCCGACGGCCTGGCAGGCGGTCGAGTACGCCGGGATCCCGGCCGGCGGCACGGTCGTCGTGCTCGGACTCGGCCCGATCGGCGACATGGCATCCCGCATCGCCCTGCACCGTGGGCATCGCGTGATCGGTGTCGATCTGGTGCCCGAGCGGCTCGAGCGGGCGCAGGGGTACGGCGTGGAGACGCGGATGTACTCGGCCGACGTGGCCGCGCAGCTGCGGGACCTGACCGACGGCCGCGGACCGGACTCGGTGATCGATGCCGTCGGCATGGAAGCGCACGGCTCGCCGGTCACCCGCGTTGCCCAGCAGGCAGTGGGACTGCTGCCGGACGCGATCGGACGCACGTTCATGCGGAAGGCCGGTGTCGACCGGATGGCCGCGCTGCTGCTCGCGATCGACATCGTCCGTCGTGGGGGAACGATTTCGCTGGTCGGGGTGTACGGCGGTATGGCGGATCCGCTGCCGATGCTGACGATCTTCGACAAGCAGCTCCAGCTGCGGATGGGGCAGGCCAACGTACGCCGGTGGAGCGACCAGATCCTGCCGTTGCTGACCGATGAGGACCCGTTGCACGTCGACACGTTCGCGACGCACCACCTCCCGTTGTCGGACGGGCCGGCGGCGTACGAAACCTTCCAGAAGAAGGCAGACGGCGCGGTCAAGGTGTTGCTGCGGCCATGA
- a CDS encoding alpha-amylase family protein, with the protein MNLDGRVIYQLDPATFFDADGDGVGDFEGVSRKLDHVRAVGADTVWLQPFYVSPYLDAGYDVVDHRDVSARFGTMAEFEQLVERCHQLDLRVMVELVAQHTSIHHPWFRAARNDPDSPYRDYYVWAPEPRDDPAVPEPVFPGAEESVWAYDDHAGKYYRHAFYRHEADLDVGHPEVREEIRKTIRHWLDRGVDGFRVDAVPYMVRQAALTDDRDDGYWFLTELAAAADGAPLMGEVDAPPDQYDDYFGDADRLHAILDFWTNNLLFLALARREAEPLIRALREQPEPPDGCTYVNWLRNHDELDLERLSENERDEVMTEFAPAAEMRAFGRGIRRRLAPMLGDARRTAMAHAIVESLPGAPVVRYGEEIGMGEDLSLPDRMSVRTPMQWSPELNGGFSKAPPGVVGPGPIQAGPFAFSRVNVEDQELRSDSLLSRVSQLVRTRRQLGELPSHRSEPVAFEHPAVFGVLHHRADDSILMLANLSADEVHLGLPYDVRADLLADSEYNPATNDSLRLAGHGYRWLRVHDHTR; encoded by the coding sequence ATGAACCTCGACGGACGGGTCATCTACCAGCTGGATCCGGCGACGTTCTTCGATGCCGACGGCGACGGTGTCGGTGATTTCGAGGGGGTCAGCCGGAAGCTCGACCATGTGCGGGCGGTCGGTGCGGACACGGTGTGGCTGCAGCCGTTCTACGTCTCGCCGTACCTGGATGCCGGGTACGACGTCGTCGACCACCGGGACGTGTCGGCGCGGTTCGGGACGATGGCGGAGTTCGAGCAGCTCGTCGAGCGGTGTCATCAGCTCGATCTCCGGGTCATGGTCGAACTCGTCGCGCAGCACACCTCGATCCATCATCCGTGGTTCCGCGCGGCCCGCAACGACCCGGACTCGCCGTACCGCGACTACTACGTCTGGGCGCCCGAGCCGCGGGACGACCCGGCGGTCCCGGAGCCGGTCTTCCCCGGGGCCGAGGAGTCGGTCTGGGCGTACGACGACCATGCCGGAAAGTACTACCGGCATGCGTTCTACCGGCACGAGGCGGACCTGGACGTGGGCCACCCGGAGGTCCGTGAGGAGATCCGGAAGACCATCCGCCACTGGCTGGACCGGGGCGTGGACGGCTTCCGCGTCGACGCGGTGCCGTACATGGTCCGGCAGGCGGCGCTGACCGACGACCGCGACGACGGCTACTGGTTTCTCACCGAGCTGGCCGCCGCTGCCGACGGCGCCCCGCTGATGGGTGAGGTGGACGCGCCCCCGGACCAGTACGACGACTACTTCGGAGACGCCGACCGGTTGCACGCGATCCTGGACTTCTGGACGAACAACCTGCTGTTCCTCGCGCTGGCACGGCGCGAGGCGGAGCCGCTGATCCGGGCGCTGCGCGAGCAGCCGGAGCCCCCGGACGGCTGCACGTACGTGAACTGGCTGCGCAACCACGACGAGCTGGATCTCGAGAGGTTGTCGGAGAACGAGCGCGACGAGGTGATGACGGAGTTCGCGCCGGCCGCGGAGATGCGCGCCTTCGGACGGGGCATCCGGCGCCGGCTGGCCCCGATGCTCGGCGACGCCCGCCGGACCGCGATGGCGCACGCGATCGTCGAGTCGTTGCCGGGGGCACCGGTTGTGCGGTACGGCGAGGAGATCGGGATGGGGGAGGACCTGTCGCTGCCCGACCGGATGTCGGTACGCACGCCGATGCAGTGGTCCCCCGAGCTCAACGGCGGGTTCAGCAAGGCCCCGCCGGGGGTGGTAGGACCTGGTCCGATCCAGGCCGGGCCGTTCGCGTTCTCGCGGGTCAACGTCGAGGACCAGGAGTTGCGGTCGGACTCGCTGCTCAGCCGGGTATCCCAGCTCGTGCGTACCCGGCGGCAGCTGGGGGAGTTGCCGTCGCACCGCAGCGAGCCCGTCGCGTTCGAGCATCCCGCGGTCTTCGGCGTCCTGCACCATCGCGCGGACGATTCGATCCTGATGCTGGCGAACCTGTCCGCCGACGAGGTGCATCTCGGTTTGCCGTACGACGTCCGTGCCGATCTGCTCGCCGACAGCGAGTACAACCCGGCGACCAACGACTCCCTGCGACTCGCGGGCCATGGATACCGCTGGCTGCGCGTCCACGACCACACGAGGTGA
- a CDS encoding DUF1360 domain-containing protein, producing the protein MTKVSDSIRAEADEYRQGSPRPLGGYAVAMTVFGGLAGAAGAVAALRGTAERRISPYDLILMTAGTHKLARLVAKDAVTSPLRMPFTRYRESGGPAEVMEEAREEGQLRHAIGELVSCPFCLSVWVATGFSIGFLFAPRFTRVVASTLTAVAGSDYLQLVYASLQQTAEQKQ; encoded by the coding sequence ATGACGAAGGTGTCCGACTCGATCCGTGCGGAAGCCGACGAGTACCGGCAGGGTTCGCCGCGGCCGCTGGGCGGTTACGCGGTGGCGATGACGGTGTTCGGCGGCCTGGCCGGTGCCGCCGGGGCGGTCGCCGCGTTGCGTGGTACGGCGGAGCGGCGCATCTCGCCGTACGACCTGATCCTGATGACGGCGGGCACGCACAAGCTCGCGCGACTGGTGGCGAAGGACGCGGTCACCAGTCCGCTGCGGATGCCGTTCACGCGCTATCGCGAGAGCGGCGGGCCGGCCGAGGTGATGGAAGAGGCCCGTGAGGAGGGACAGCTCCGGCATGCGATCGGCGAGCTGGTCAGCTGCCCGTTCTGCTTGTCCGTCTGGGTCGCGACGGGTTTCAGCATCGGGTTCTTGTTCGCGCCGCGCTTCACCCGGGTCGTGGCGTCGACGCTGACCGCGGTCGCCGGCTCCGACTACCTGCAGCTCGTCTACGCGTCCCTCCAACAGACCGCGGAGCAGAAGCAGTAG
- a CDS encoding endonuclease/exonuclease/phosphatase family protein, whose amino-acid sequence MTWNVWGRFGDHWLRRQRAIAETVRRQRPDFVALQETWRRDGQEQTGLLGFELGMGSVFAPSRMPQDPDPDVHLGLGILSRFPLREVEQHTLSAETVALRAEIRLGTGSLHFVTSCLDWEEDHEHERLEQATALASLASDLMADGDDVIVAGDLNTPPDRPELKPLLDVLTDCWQPQAYDGVTYSSRNPYLGTGEWLEDQRIDYILATEGLVPTDAHLVGFDEDHGRPPSDHYAVVTDVPVA is encoded by the coding sequence ATGACGTGGAACGTCTGGGGACGGTTCGGAGATCACTGGTTACGGCGCCAGCGCGCGATCGCCGAAACGGTACGACGGCAACGGCCCGATTTCGTTGCCCTGCAGGAGACCTGGCGCCGTGACGGGCAGGAGCAGACGGGTCTTCTCGGGTTCGAACTGGGTATGGGTTCGGTCTTCGCCCCGTCCCGGATGCCGCAGGACCCGGATCCCGATGTCCATCTCGGTCTGGGCATCCTGAGCCGGTTCCCGCTGCGGGAGGTGGAGCAGCACACGCTGTCGGCCGAAACGGTCGCGCTGCGTGCGGAGATCCGGCTGGGGACAGGCAGTCTGCACTTCGTCACCAGCTGTCTGGACTGGGAAGAGGACCACGAGCACGAGCGGCTCGAGCAGGCGACCGCGCTGGCGTCGCTCGCGTCCGATCTCATGGCCGACGGTGACGACGTGATCGTCGCGGGTGATCTGAACACGCCGCCCGACCGGCCGGAGCTCAAGCCGTTGCTCGACGTACTCACCGACTGCTGGCAACCACAGGCGTACGACGGCGTCACCTACAGCTCGCGCAATCCGTACCTGGGCACCGGCGAATGGCTCGAGGACCAGCGGATCGACTACATCCTGGCCACCGAGGGCCTGGTTCCGACGGACGCCCACTTGGTCGGGTTCGACGAGGACCACGGCCGGCCGCCGTCCGACCACTACGCCGTCGTCACCGACGTACCGGTGGCCTGA
- a CDS encoding DNA topoisomerase IB → MRLRRSHPDQPGFSRRRRGRGFAYYDADGNLIEDTDVVERIRTLAIPPAWKDVWISPFPNGHIQAVGTDQAGRRQYLYHDDWRTTQDADRHDRVRQLARKLPAFREALDADLDRRGLDRRKVLAVALRMLDYGVFRTGNTQYAEENGSRGAATLLRRDVRVSRGRLVFDFVAKGGQRRTIELDDDELVAAVRSLKRGRHGNSRLLVYRDEDGYHEIDAGMINERFHELVGDDFTVKDLRTWTATVHAALDLAEADPPTTKRALDEAVKDMLEEVSDHLGNTPAVARSSYVDPRVVEQYEHGHTIADTVDRAGDDLGDEATRARLERSVNKILDRDTRV, encoded by the coding sequence ATGCGCCTGCGGCGGAGTCATCCGGACCAGCCAGGCTTCAGCCGCCGGCGGCGCGGCCGCGGTTTCGCATACTACGATGCCGACGGCAACCTGATCGAGGACACCGACGTCGTCGAACGGATCCGGACGCTGGCGATCCCGCCCGCCTGGAAGGACGTGTGGATCAGCCCTTTTCCGAACGGGCACATCCAGGCGGTCGGTACCGATCAGGCCGGACGCAGGCAGTACCTCTACCACGACGACTGGCGGACCACGCAGGACGCGGACAGGCACGACCGGGTCCGGCAGTTGGCGCGGAAGCTGCCGGCGTTCCGCGAGGCGCTCGACGCGGACCTGGACCGGCGCGGCCTCGACCGGCGGAAGGTGCTGGCGGTCGCGCTGCGGATGCTCGACTACGGCGTCTTCCGGACCGGTAACACGCAGTACGCCGAGGAGAACGGCAGCCGTGGCGCCGCCACGTTGCTGCGCCGCGACGTCCGCGTCAGCCGGGGTCGGCTGGTGTTCGACTTCGTCGCGAAGGGCGGGCAGCGCCGGACGATCGAGCTGGACGACGACGAACTCGTGGCGGCGGTCCGGTCGCTGAAGCGCGGCCGGCACGGGAACTCGCGGCTGCTGGTGTACCGCGACGAGGACGGGTACCACGAGATCGACGCGGGGATGATCAACGAGCGGTTCCACGAACTGGTCGGTGACGACTTCACCGTCAAGGACCTGCGGACCTGGACGGCGACCGTGCACGCCGCGCTGGACCTGGCCGAGGCGGATCCGCCGACGACGAAGCGCGCGCTCGACGAGGCCGTCAAGGACATGCTCGAGGAGGTCTCGGACCACCTGGGCAACACGCCTGCCGTCGCGCGCTCGTCGTACGTCGATCCGCGCGTCGTCGAGCAGTACGAGCACGGGCACACGATCGCGGACACCGTCGACCGGGCCGGCGACGACCTCGGCGACGAGGCGACCCGCGCCCGGCTGGAACGGTCGGTCAACAAGATCCTCGACCGGGACACCCGGGTGTGA
- a CDS encoding YbdK family carboxylate-amine ligase → MPNDHAPDAVRPEELRAVFAGTVAGTVGIEEELLLVDPTSGLPVDAAGVLGAVGNPRIKQELPACQVEIATFVHKDPVDAVRELRRCRMLLAAACGAGVTPIAAPVHPLIDGPVALARTARAADLAGRYREVIGRQLVSSLQIHLAFGDADCTLGVYHALRNLLPELAALAGAAPFVAGRDTGLCSARPVIAAELPRQGVPPVIASWDDFAADLSWAVRGRAVGDPSEWWWELRPHLRYGTLELRVLDVQATTDRAGALVRFVSALAARLTDSYHLGELPSPAPSWRIAENRWIALRDGVRGELIDLRTGESRPARRCLHDLIDAADPYAAGGLDDVRTLVEHPPVEQLRALGPQRVVPWLAEVFTA, encoded by the coding sequence GTGCCCAACGATCATGCGCCGGACGCGGTCCGCCCGGAGGAGCTCCGGGCGGTGTTCGCCGGGACCGTCGCCGGTACCGTCGGGATCGAGGAGGAGTTGCTGCTGGTGGATCCCACGAGTGGGCTGCCGGTCGACGCGGCCGGTGTGTTAGGTGCCGTCGGCAACCCGCGGATCAAGCAGGAGCTGCCCGCCTGTCAGGTCGAGATCGCGACCTTCGTGCACAAGGATCCGGTCGATGCGGTCCGGGAACTGCGACGGTGCCGGATGCTCCTGGCCGCCGCGTGCGGCGCCGGCGTGACTCCGATCGCGGCGCCGGTCCACCCGTTGATCGACGGTCCCGTCGCGCTGGCGCGCACCGCGCGGGCCGCGGATCTCGCGGGCCGGTACCGCGAGGTCATCGGGCGGCAGCTGGTGTCGTCGTTGCAGATCCATCTGGCGTTCGGTGACGCGGACTGCACGTTGGGCGTGTACCACGCGTTGCGGAATCTCCTGCCCGAGCTGGCCGCGTTGGCGGGCGCTGCGCCGTTCGTTGCGGGACGCGACACCGGGTTGTGCTCGGCACGGCCGGTGATCGCCGCCGAGCTGCCTCGGCAGGGCGTGCCACCGGTCATCGCCTCGTGGGACGACTTCGCCGCCGATCTGTCCTGGGCGGTCCGTGGGCGGGCCGTGGGCGATCCCTCGGAATGGTGGTGGGAGCTTCGGCCGCACCTGCGCTACGGCACGCTCGAGCTGCGCGTCCTCGACGTACAGGCGACGACGGATCGAGCCGGTGCGCTCGTCCGGTTCGTCTCGGCGCTCGCCGCACGGCTGACGGACTCGTACCACCTCGGTGAGCTGCCGTCACCGGCGCCGTCCTGGCGGATCGCGGAGAACCGGTGGATCGCGCTGCGCGACGGCGTCCGGGGCGAGTTGATCGACCTGCGCACCGGTGAGTCGCGTCCGGCCCGACGCTGCCTCCACGACCTGATCGACGCCGCGGATCCTTACGCGGCTGGAGGTTTGGACGATGTCCGGACGCTGGTGGAGCACCCGCCGGTGGAGCAGTTGCGGGCGCTCGGTCCGCAACGAGTCGTTCCGTGGCTCGCGGAGGTGTTCACGGCATGA
- a CDS encoding HemK2/MTQ2 family protein methyltransferase: protein MRLLTLPGVFAPISDSWMLADAIREEPLGEGSRALDVCTGSGVLALTAAECGAETTAVDVSRRALLTVRLNALRAGVQVRTLRGRTYGPVAGERFDLIVSNPPYVPSPRPDVPRFGACRAWEAGHDGRIVLDALCDGAPAHLRPGGALLVVHSSLIGIDETLARLRRAGLKVEIRARVRGPLGPLMRAQQAAGTIPAGIEEEDVAIIRACAPAAA from the coding sequence ATGAGGCTGCTGACGTTGCCGGGCGTGTTCGCGCCGATCTCGGATTCGTGGATGCTGGCCGACGCCATCCGGGAGGAGCCTCTCGGCGAGGGATCGCGGGCGCTCGACGTCTGCACCGGGAGCGGCGTGCTGGCGCTCACGGCGGCGGAGTGCGGTGCGGAGACGACCGCCGTCGACGTGTCGCGGCGGGCGCTGCTCACCGTGCGGCTGAACGCGTTGCGGGCCGGTGTGCAGGTGCGGACGCTGCGGGGCCGGACGTACGGGCCGGTCGCCGGTGAACGGTTCGATCTGATCGTCAGCAATCCGCCGTACGTGCCGTCGCCGCGTCCCGACGTACCGCGCTTCGGCGCCTGCCGCGCATGGGAGGCCGGTCACGACGGACGGATCGTGCTCGACGCGCTCTGCGACGGCGCACCGGCGCACCTGCGACCGGGCGGCGCGCTGCTCGTCGTGCACTCGTCACTGATCGGCATCGACGAGACGCTCGCGCGGCTGCGCCGCGCCGGCCTGAAGGTCGAGATCCGCGCGCGGGTGCGCGGGCCGCTCGGTCCGTTGATGCGGGCTCAGCAGGCCGCCGGGACGATCCCGGCCGGCATCGAGGAAGAGGACGTGGCGATCATCCGGGCGTGTGCTCCGGCGGCCGCCTGA
- a CDS encoding CDGSH iron-sulfur domain-containing protein encodes MTEIRAYPDGPLLVRGEFVLLDENGDPLPASRRTVALCRCGRTGIPPLCDGTHTLPLRRPPEHTPG; translated from the coding sequence ATGACAGAGATCCGCGCGTACCCGGACGGCCCGCTACTGGTCCGGGGCGAATTCGTGCTCCTCGACGAGAACGGCGATCCGCTGCCGGCGTCCCGCCGGACCGTCGCGCTCTGCCGCTGTGGCCGCACCGGGATCCCGCCGTTGTGTGACGGCACGCATACGCTGCCGCTCAGGCGGCCGCCGGAGCACACGCCCGGATGA
- a CDS encoding iron-containing redox enzyme family protein: MQLPPARGPLSAWMINNLRGSATRTVDVGASDRPYADEDLQLALWVAYELQYRGFDDVAAERQWDPRIIAFRTRLEQPWLAWLEANCRVVPSARPIAAQLRDLIDGADGPRLAPYLRRHATKEQFREFVLNRSVYQLKEADPHSFALPRLDGATKAALIEIEADEYGGGRPERMHSELFRTTMRWLALDDTYGYYVPAAPAVTLAVSNVMSLFAIHSRWTPALLGHLAAFEMTSTLPNRQYATGAIRLGASEEAARYFTEHVEADAVHEQIAAHDLCGNYVRQHPGALGDVLFGARCALTADDLFAEHLLTTWDAAAASTVLSHGEYHSTTSPYRARS, encoded by the coding sequence ATGCAGCTACCACCCGCACGCGGGCCGCTCAGCGCCTGGATGATCAACAATCTCAGGGGATCCGCCACCCGCACCGTCGACGTCGGTGCGTCCGATCGCCCCTACGCCGACGAGGACCTGCAGCTCGCGCTCTGGGTCGCGTACGAGCTGCAGTACCGCGGATTCGACGACGTGGCTGCCGAACGCCAGTGGGACCCGCGGATCATTGCCTTCCGCACCCGGTTGGAGCAGCCGTGGCTGGCCTGGTTGGAGGCGAACTGCCGGGTCGTCCCGAGCGCCCGGCCGATCGCGGCGCAGCTCCGGGACCTGATCGACGGCGCGGACGGTCCGCGACTGGCGCCGTACCTGCGTCGGCATGCCACGAAGGAGCAGTTCCGGGAGTTCGTCCTGAACCGCTCTGTGTACCAGCTCAAGGAGGCCGATCCACACAGCTTCGCCCTGCCACGCCTGGACGGTGCGACCAAGGCCGCGCTGATCGAGATCGAGGCGGACGAGTACGGCGGCGGGCGGCCCGAGCGGATGCATTCCGAACTCTTTCGTACGACGATGCGCTGGCTCGCGCTCGACGACACGTACGGGTACTACGTTCCCGCCGCACCTGCCGTCACCTTGGCGGTGTCGAACGTGATGTCGCTGTTCGCGATTCACAGCCGATGGACCCCGGCGCTGCTCGGGCATCTGGCCGCGTTCGAGATGACGTCCACGCTTCCCAATCGCCAGTACGCGACGGGAGCGATCCGGCTCGGTGCCTCGGAGGAGGCGGCACGGTACTTCACCGAGCACGTCGAGGCGGACGCGGTCCACGAGCAGATCGCGGCCCACGATCTCTGCGGGAACTACGTCCGGCAGCATCCCGGTGCGCTCGGCGACGTACTGTTCGGCGCTCGCTGTGCGCTGACGGCCGACGACCTCTTCGCGGAACACCTGCTGACCACCTGGGACGCCGCTGCCGCTTCAACTGTCCTTTCGCACGGTGAGTATCACTCGACCACGTCGCCGTACCGCGCTCGCTCGTAG
- a CDS encoding CBS domain-containing protein — protein MTTARDLMTPGAECVGEKESLADAARKMRDLDVGALPICGEDNRLKGMLTDRDIVVKCVADGGDPNKTTAGAFAQGKPVTIGADDSIEEALRTMEEHQVRRLPVIDGHDLVGMLAQADVVQAAPGRAGRTVSEISEPK, from the coding sequence ATGACGACCGCACGAGATCTGATGACGCCGGGCGCCGAGTGTGTGGGCGAGAAGGAGAGCCTGGCCGACGCGGCCCGGAAGATGCGCGACCTGGACGTCGGCGCCCTGCCGATCTGCGGTGAGGACAACCGTTTGAAAGGGATGCTGACCGATCGCGACATCGTCGTGAAGTGTGTCGCCGACGGCGGCGACCCGAACAAGACCACGGCCGGAGCCTTCGCCCAGGGCAAGCCGGTGACGATCGGCGCGGACGACTCCATCGAGGAGGCGCTGCGGACGATGGAGGAGCATCAGGTACGGCGCCTTCCGGTGATCGACGGCCACGACCTGGTCGGCATGCTCGCGCAGGCCGATGTCGTCCAGGCGGCACCGGGCCGGGCGGGCCGCACGGTCAGCGAGATCTCCGAACCCAAGTAG
- a CDS encoding VOC family protein, with protein sequence MPSTQLTTERPQEVGDLRLATVCVNATDLDRAADFWSAALGYRRPARIGDTDQFARLDDPAGAGPAVLLQRADDIPATPAPVHLDLYTSDRDGHIERLVKLGATRVDGWQYPDRHDFVVLRDTEGNEFCVIDVPADK encoded by the coding sequence ATGCCGAGTACACAACTGACTACCGAACGCCCCCAGGAGGTCGGCGACCTCCGGCTGGCCACCGTGTGTGTGAACGCGACCGACCTGGACCGAGCGGCCGACTTCTGGTCGGCGGCGCTCGGCTACCGCCGTCCCGCGCGGATCGGCGACACCGACCAGTTCGCCCGGCTCGACGATCCGGCCGGCGCCGGTCCCGCCGTACTGCTGCAGCGGGCCGACGATATCCCCGCCACTCCGGCGCCGGTCCATCTCGACCTGTACACCTCCGACCGCGACGGCCACATCGAGCGTCTCGTGAAGCTCGGAGCGACCCGCGTCGACGGCTGGCAGTACCCCGATCGCCACGACTTCGTGGTACTCCGCGACACCGAGGGCAACGAGTTCTGCGTCATCGACGTGCCCGCGGACAAGTGA
- a CDS encoding GAF and ANTAR domain-containing protein, producing the protein MTDTGRRVSATEGEPVGSTDAAGVGQAADDFSRLALEMHEADGVDETVQAVVDFALHALSCEYAGVALHTAGGRPEVPAVTDSTVADVFQSQMIGGDGPLVECLRTRKLVMVRDTEQESSWPDWTEKVLALGVRSVLDLPLWTGSGTVGVLGLYSKRTDAFGPDEEAIAYILARHAAVAVASARREENLRVAVDARKLVGQAMGILMERYDLNGDQAFQVLRRYSQDTNTKLREVAQQLIDSRRLPSI; encoded by the coding sequence GTGACAGACACCGGTCGACGAGTCAGTGCCACCGAGGGCGAACCTGTCGGGTCCACGGACGCCGCGGGCGTCGGGCAGGCAGCCGACGACTTCTCCCGGCTGGCGCTGGAGATGCACGAAGCCGACGGTGTGGACGAGACCGTCCAAGCGGTCGTCGACTTCGCGCTGCACGCGCTGAGCTGTGAGTATGCGGGTGTCGCGCTGCACACCGCGGGCGGACGCCCGGAGGTTCCGGCGGTGACCGACTCGACGGTGGCGGATGTCTTCCAGTCCCAGATGATCGGTGGGGACGGTCCGCTGGTGGAGTGCCTGCGGACCCGGAAGCTGGTCATGGTGCGCGACACCGAGCAGGAGTCGTCGTGGCCGGACTGGACGGAGAAGGTGCTCGCGCTCGGCGTTCGCAGTGTGCTCGACCTACCGCTGTGGACCGGCTCGGGTACGGTCGGTGTCCTGGGCCTGTACAGCAAGCGCACGGACGCCTTCGGGCCGGACGAGGAAGCCATCGCCTACATCCTGGCCCGGCATGCGGCCGTGGCGGTCGCGAGCGCGCGGCGCGAGGAGAACCTGAGGGTCGCTGTCGACGCACGGAAGCTGGTGGGCCAGGCGATGGGCATCCTGATGGAGCGCTACGACCTGAACGGCGATCAGGCCTTCCAGGTGCTCCGGCGGTACTCCCAGGACACCAACACCAAGCTGCGCGAGGTCGCCCAGCAGCTGATCGACAGCCGGCGACTGCCCTCGATCTGA